The following proteins are encoded in a genomic region of Glycine soja cultivar W05 chromosome 17, ASM419377v2, whole genome shotgun sequence:
- the LOC114392584 gene encoding indole-3-acetic acid-amido synthetase GH3.3-like, which produces MAIANCDDKNAKTLQFIEDMTRNTDSVQERVLAEILSQNAQTEYLKRFELNGATDRDTFKSKVPVVSYDDLKHDIQRIANGDRSPILCAHPITEFLTSSGTSAGERKLMPTISQETERRQLIFSLPMPVMNQYVADLDKGKALLFLFTKAETKTPSGLVARPVSASMYKSEQFKNRPYDPYNVYTSPNEAILCLDSFQSMYTQVLCGLIMRHQVLRIGANFASGLLRAIRFLQLNWAELAHDISTGTLNPKISDLPIKQRMTQILKPDPELADFIVKECSGENWESIIPRIWPNTKFVEVIVTGAMAQYIPTLDYYSGGLPIASNIYGSSECFFGINLNPFCNPSDVSYTIMPNMGYFEFLPHDHDDDDGALYSGSDSSSRLTDLADVELGKSYEIVVTTYSGICRYRVGDILRVTGFHNSTPQFSFVRRKNVLLSIDSDKTDEAELQNAVENASVLLKEFKTSVVEYTSFADTKSIPGHYVIYWELLMKDSSNAPTSEALEQCCLRMEESLNAVYRQCRVAEHSIGPLEIRVVKNGTFEELMDYAISRGASISQYKVPRCVSFTPITELLDSRVESVHFSPAEPHWTPERRR; this is translated from the exons GTCCAAGAGAGGGTCCTTGCTGAGATTCTGAGCCAAAACGCCCAAACCGAATACCTGAAACGGTTTGAGCTGAATGGAGCCACAGACCGTGACACTTTCAAGTCCAAGGTACCTGTCGTTTCATACGATGATTTGAAGCATGATATCCAACGCATTGCTAACGGTGACCGCTCTCCTATCCTATGCGCTCACCCAATCACCGAGTTTCTCACCAG TTCTGGAACATCTGCTGGGGAGAGAAAATTGATGCCAACAATTAGTCAAGAGACGGAACGCCGTCAATTAATTTTCAGCCTTCCCATGCCAGTGATGAATCA ATACGTGGCTGATTTGGACAAGGGTAAGGCTCTCCTCTTCCTGTTCACCAAAGCCGAGACGAAAACTCCAAGTGGCTTAGTGGCACGTCCAGTGTCTGCTAGCATGTACAAGAGTGAACAGTTCAAAAACAGACCCTATGATCCATACAACGTGTACACTAGCCCCAACGAAGCAATCCTCTGTCTTGATTCCTTCCAAAGCATGTACACCCAAGTGCTATGCGGCCTCATCATGCGCCATCAAGTCCTCAGAATCGGAGCCAATTTCGCTTCGGGCCTTCTCCGAGCCATTCGCTTCCTCCAGCTCAATTGGGCTGAACTAGCCCACGACATCTCCACCggaaccctaaaccccaaaatCTCCGACCTCCCCATCAAACAACGCATGACCCAAATCCTCAAACCCGACCCGGAACTCGCTGATTTCATTGTGAAAGAATGCTCGGGAGAAAACTGGGAAAGCATAATCCCCAGAATCTGGCCAAACACCAAGTTCGTAGAGGTGATTGTGACCGGTGCCATGGCGCAGTATATTCCAACTCTTGATTATTACAGCGGAGGCCTACCTATCGCTTCCAACATATACGGATCCTCCGAGTGCTTCTTCGGGATTAACCTAAACCCATTTTGCAACCCCTCTGATGTGTCCTACACCATCATGCCAAACATGGGTTACTTCGAGTTCTTGCCCCATGATCACGATGATGACGACGGTGCTTTGTATTCAGGTTCCGATTCCAGTTCGCGATTAACCGACCTGGCTGATGTTGAACTCGGAAAATCATACGAAATTGTTGTCACCACGTACTCCGGTATATGCCGTTACCGTGTGGGCGACATTCTCCGAGTCACCGGGTTCCACAACTCCACCCCGCAGTTCAGCTTCGTGAGGAGAAAAAACGTATTGTTGAGCATCGACTCCGACAAAACGGACGAAGCGGAGTTACAAAACGCCGTCGAGAACGCCTCCGTGCTGTTGAAGGAGTTCAAGACGAGCGTGGTGGAGTACACGAGCTTTGCGGACACGAAGTCGATCCCGGGGCACTACGTGATTTACTGGGAACTCTTGATGAAGGACTCGTCCAACGCTCCAACGAGTGAAGCGTTGGAGCAGTGTTGTTTGAGAATGGAAGAGTCGCTGAATGCGGTGTATCGACAATGCAGGGTCGCGGAGCATTCAATTGGGCCGTTGGAGATTCGTGTGGTGAAGAACGGAACTTTTGAGGAGCTTATGGACTACGCTATCTCACGCGGCGCGTCGATTAGCCAGTACAAGGTGCCGCGCTGCGTGAGCTTCACGCCCATAACGGAGTTGCTTGACTCTAGGGTTGAGTCCGTTCATTTTAGCCCCGCTGAACCGCACTGGACCCCGGAACGACGTCGTTGA